A segment of the Anopheles cruzii chromosome 2, idAnoCruzAS_RS32_06, whole genome shotgun sequence genome:
CACGTGACCGCCGATCCTGTTTCGTGTGCCGGCGGTGATAGTGGCGAGTCCAAGGCAGGACTTTCCGGGGAATCCGACAAAGCTACCGACGGTACGTCGATTTGCAATTCGCACGTTTTGTCGCACGTTAAATTTAACTCTACAACAATCGGCACCTCTTCCGTTCTACCTGGCACCGGTGAAGGTGTCCTTCGGTGCACAGACATTGGCGCAACTTCATTCGCCGTTGCCGGTGATATTTCTTGTTGCAGAGTGTGATCAATTGCAAGTGGTTCGCTCGCCACACACCGCCGCTCCTCGTTAAGTACCCGTTGTTTTGCGAGTGTAGCAGCAATACGGCTATCTTCCGGGGCTCCGTTCTGTGGACTCGACACGTTCACCGGTTCTCTGGGTTCAGGTGGTCTTCCGTTCTCCAAGATACTTCGCACGAGATCAGTGCATTCTTTGGCACGCTCCTCAGTACAATCTCTGACGGCATTTTCCGGTTTACATCCGacttcctcttcgtcctccaTTGGCCGTCTGTCCTCGTCACCATCTTGGCTTTCTACTGAGGCGTCACCGATGGGCGAAAGTGGTGAAAAGAAATCCGCATCGATCGGATTCATTTCAGCTCGCATCGACGAGAACTTACGATCCCAATCGTCTTCCAGCAGGAACTCGGTCGACGGTGAAACTCGTCCCGAGCCGATGGTTGGTTCTTCCATGCGCGATCGTTTCCACCGGTGAGAGAGAAGCGGTTCATCCGATCGTCGTAACCGCAGCTTCCGGCGCTTGCCGATCGGCAGCTGTGTTGGTGTTTTAAACTGATCCTTCACGAGCTCGTTCGTTTCTTTTACTTTGATCGGTGAAAGGAACGTAGCCGTTGAAGACGGGTGCTCTGGAGTCGTCAtggatgctggtggcggtgttgCCGATCGGCTGGGTAACTCTCCAACTTTGTCCACTGTCTCCAATGGGTTCGGATGTTCGGATGGTTCTTCCGATGGGTATGTGCAACCAACCGGTAGCTGCATCATCCCGGAAAGTGGCCTCCTTTCGATTGAAACCACCAACGGCTCCGAGGGTACTTGGTTATGGTGGCTGGTGCACTCTCCTTCTTCCATCATTCGTAGTTCTTGCGCTATCCTGTCATCCATTTCATCTTCCTCTATGGGTGCACTAGCTGCCGTGACTAATTGTCCCAGATCGTCCAGCGTATTATCGCAGTTCCTCCTTTCAATGACACTGGAGCTTTGAGCCACTAGAAGAGCAAATAAACCATTAATCGAAAGGAACCATTTGGACCGGCCTAATCGTACAATAGACATTAAACCAGATTAATTAAACATAGCTACACACGAAGCTTACCATCTCTTACTGGTTCGTCCTGCGATTGTGTGGCGTTGGAAATCCGTGCCTCTGCTTGGCGTACTGTTGCTGCGATACTGGGAGCGGTGCTGGCGCTATGGTTCGTGTCTTTGGTAGGTCTCGAGCCAGGCGGGTTGAACGCCGCTTGGGACAAATCAATCGTACTTTCCTTTCCTCCTACGGCACTAATGCTGTCGTCAGCGGTGCGAAACTCCCAAGCATTGCCACTGTCACTGCTACCGTCATCGTTGGTTTGTGGCACTGCATCACCACAGCCTCCTGTCGACGACGAGGCACTGTTCGGAGCGAACGTCCTGTCCTTCGTCAAGCCGGTGGCCGCTACTACGGTTTCGCGCACGTTCGAGAACATGGCACTCATCAGCAGCGACGCGCGATGCCCGTCCGCCTCGAGCATGCCGCGTATCGAGGCCATGTGATCGTTTAGCACGTTAAAACACTGACCATCGAACCGTCGGCCACTCTCTATGATGGTGAATATCGTTTCGCCCAGCAGTGACCAGAGTGCGGATAGGTGCGGATTGATCCGCTCCTTTCTACCCGAATCCCCTTGGTAGAAAGTGGATGGAAGTTCCTCCTTTTTAATCGATACAAACGGGCTATCCGACGGCTCCCCTACCGGTAGTTCCCGGTAGTCAATCCGTTTGCGAATATTTTTCAATCCCGTCATCGTGCCGCAGGATACGGCGGGCGGTCGGCACGTTGTAGCTTGGGCTTGAGCAGAGGAATCAGTTTGTGTTTCGATCGACACCCGCAACGGAACGATTTCTTTTATCGGCGACAGTAATAGGGGTGGCAGCGGGACACACTCGCGCAAAATTTCGTCCACCGATTTGTGGGTGACCTCGGGAAAGTTCACGCCAACGTCGACGTGCTTTATGAACGCGGAAGTGCATGTCGATCGGGTGATCGTCGACATGCTGTGCATGGTGCTTTTGTCACAAACAGCTTTCGTGGGTCCCGGAAGATCGGGCACATCCGTCGAACAGTGGCGCACCGTTGGTCGGACCGGATACGGTTCGGTGTTGGTGTGATTGTCTCGCATCCGACATCGCTCGACGGCAGTTGTTTGGCATTCCTGGTCACGCATGTCTCTTGAATCTCGCTGTTTCTTTCGCTTGGATCGCAGAAGGCCACGTTGCACGGATTCCTGCACATCCTCGGGCACGGAGAGACCCCACTTGTCCACGGTCGCAAAGTGTGAGACAAGATCGCGTCGTTTATGGAGCGGGTCAACGCCGGGCGTCAGCTGTTCGGCTGGCGTCACGTAGCATTGGCGGACTAGATCGCACGCGAACGAATGATACCGTCGGGAGAGTGTCTCGATCCGTTGCTCGAATTCCGCCGTGCGCGTCTCTAACGTATGCTCGCACGCCAGCTTATCGCTGGCTGCCGCTAGGATCCGCTGCTCCAGCTGCCGGCACTGGCTTACATAACTTTCAAGCTGCGCCTCGCTACGCGTACACTTGGCCACCTCCGTCTCGTACAGGTTCTTAATCTGCAGTGCAGAGTCGCGCAGGGACGCGATCTTCGCCTTCAGCCTGTCATTCTCTTCGCGCTGCTGCTTGTTGGCCCGCACCAACCGATCCGTACTGGCGAGCGTGTTGGCGATGACGTTCAAATCGAAGTGGTTCACGTTATCACTGCCGATGGCGCTATAAATAAACTCCTCCGCGCTCATGGCGCTCGCGTAAACAGGGACCGCCGTGTGACCGTGTTAATGTCGGCGAAAAGGGCTCAACTCCACACCTGCCGAGTCGGTCCCCGCAGATGGCGGCAAAGGGGATCCTTCCTTTCTTGGTTCCTTCTAAGTAGACTTTTCGTGCGTCCGACGCTAAGCGAGGCACTGGTatcgttgcgtgtgtgtgtgtgtgtggaaagtgATGCCGGCCCGGTGAATCCCAGTAGTGATAGCGTCAATAATTATCCACCGGTTGGCTAGTGGGATGAGAAGAGCCGACAGAACAGCGCATCGCGAGGTTAGGCGATACGGCGGATCCTTTGAGTCACTTGCCGTTCACTTACACACTCGCACGCTTTACACACGCGTTCGCACTTCTTGGTGCACGAGGCCACCCAGCAGGGCTGTCTGGTGCGAGGACGAGCCCACGAAAACCTGACTTGGTGActggtgtgtggtgttgtgtgtCCACTTATGGTTTATTTTAGACCCTCCGAAAAGGAGCCAGCTCGTGTCGGAAAGAGGATTGCCTTAGAACCGCCATCGGTACGCTGCTAACACTTTGGTTCGGTGAAAGCGCCTGCAATGGACGAGGTCTGCATGTTTTGACGGTCAGGCGCACTTTGACAGCGCCATTTTTGCTGTCAAAGTTACGGGTTAACCCTTCGGAAACGTTTAACGGGGGGGGGATTCTAAGAAATATGAAATTTGAGTGCGTTTCGCGCATTTTTAACATGCATAGACGCGATGAAGGGATTActgaacaaataaatattatgCACACCAAATAATCTTACATGCAAAGGGTGGATATTGTAACAATGTCGAATGGTAGGCAAAAGAATGATGTTTTGTCTCGATTGAACCTGCATATTCATCAACAAAGGCTTGTGGCTCGAACAGACCAAAGAAATACATTCAATGCTAGTGCATACAATCAGTTTTAGTGCCCCTTTCCCAAACTAATCTAAGGTTACCTCAAGCAGTTTCTCAACCGCGGGCAGTGAGCGGAGCAATCTGAAAAACTTCATCTCGGCACAACC
Coding sequences within it:
- the LOC128269210 gene encoding little elongation complex subunit 1 is translated as MSAEEFIYSAIGSDNVNHFDLNVIANTLASTDRLVRANKQQREENDRLKAKIASLRDSALQIKNLYETEVAKCTRSEAQLESYVSQCRQLEQRILAAASDKLACEHTLETRTAEFEQRIETLSRRYHSFACDLVRQCYVTPAEQLTPGVDPLHKRRDLVSHFATVDKWGLSVPEDVQESVQRGLLRSKRKKQRDSRDMRDQECQTTAVERCRMRDNHTNTEPYPVRPTVRHCSTDVPDLPGPTKAVCDKSTMHSMSTITRSTCTSAFIKHVDVGVNFPEVTHKSVDEILRECVPLPPLLLSPIKEIVPLRVSIETQTDSSAQAQATTCRPPAVSCGTMTGLKNIRKRIDYRELPVGEPSDSPFVSIKKEELPSTFYQGDSGRKERINPHLSALWSLLGETIFTIIESGRRFDGQCFNVLNDHMASIRGMLEADGHRASLLMSAMFSNVRETVVAATGLTKDRTFAPNSASSSTGGCGDAVPQTNDDGSSDSGNAWEFRTADDSISAVGGKESTIDLSQAAFNPPGSRPTKDTNHSASTAPSIAATVRQAEARISNATQSQDEPVRDVAQSSSVIERRNCDNTLDDLGQLVTAASAPIEEDEMDDRIAQELRMMEEGECTSHHNQVPSEPLVVSIERRPLSGMMQLPVGCTYPSEEPSEHPNPLETVDKVGELPSRSATPPPASMTTPEHPSSTATFLSPIKVKETNELVKDQFKTPTQLPIGKRRKLRLRRSDEPLLSHRWKRSRMEEPTIGSGRVSPSTEFLLEDDWDRKFSSMRAEMNPIDADFFSPLSPIGDASVESQDGDEDRRPMEDEEEVGCKPENAVRDCTEERAKECTDLVRSILENGRPPEPREPVNVSSPQNGAPEDSRIAATLAKQRVLNEERRCVASEPLAIDHTLQQEISPATANEVAPMSVHRRTPSPVPGRTEEVPIVVELNLTCDKTCELQIDVPSVALSDSPESPALDSPLSPPAHETGSAVTCQPLTVNSMDSPLSPPIVVGGSTPLPRPIPLQHEASKLFLMQSIHDWTRKGPLLRAINEFKKELRCEVIRRIGGQLVEQEQSAMQAMTEIVHRYLRSEWTEETVGETTAQMLACCRDPRTISLTVLEVVAAYGNINPNTLFASPAPCVPITQQMLVLLVRRLGQVVDSLDGVIMQELDRRIFTLKTEPVLLQTLVAITYLYVALEDSKPIPRGISYHQFKYQRCNTARLYIFKCLYYFGFKCVPLVYLVLRAFPHALPKLGSPMYDPGDAMVNTIRTVLMNFNYLEGSNTPDTSAYRKREMHHMLKTTYGYQPGNPTYEELLVNLVEKLQANKLRNVSYSLILIAKRKGYEWARKHIIQQRLLPLLNDYLRQFKTSRTTDGCDTSALSNGAAATADRIVTCIFTISSILKTQPSHEDVTGMMQIFTTVVQLSNHHQTVQEAAIAGVLRLSRFGYIDIWERLSTWQPDYPVSDRIKLMMATLVHRKDQRFWTQLLQNRIV